TGTATATAGCCTGTCAAAAACGATACTTAAATGTTGCCTGCTGGCATTTATTTCAACTCATAACTTGTACTTCTTCCACCAGCTTCTTCCTTTTTCAATATATTTTTGCTTATTAAATCGTTAATGTCTCGTATTGCTGTATCCTTTGAACATTTTGCTATTTTAGCCCATTTTGAGGATGTTAACTTACCTTCGAATCCGTCCAGTATTTTGTTTAATAATTTTTTTTGTCTTTCGTTAATTTCTGTTTCTGAATGTTTTTTCCAAAATTCGGCTTTGAATAGAACCCGGTTTAAGACAATATCGGTAGATTTAAGTGAATTTATCAAACAATTTAAAAACCACTTTATCCATTCAGTTATGTCAAGATTACCTTTTTGTGTTTTTTCAAGTATTTCATAATACTGTTTCCGTTCAAGTCTAATTTGAGCTGACATACTATAAAATCGTTGGGTGCTTTCATCTGATTGCGCTAACAACATGTCTGTCAGAGCCCTGGCGATCCGGCCATTTCCGTCATCAAATGGATGAATTGTGACAAACCATAAATGTGCTATAGCTGCTTTGAGTACTAAATCAGTTTCAATGTTATTGTTGAACCATTCTAAAAATATATTCATTTCATTATCAACTCTCGATGAATTTGGCGCTTGAAAATGTACTTTTTCTTTTCCCATTGCTCCCGATACAACTTGCATTGGTCCACTTGTATCCTTTCTCCAATCTGCTAAGGTTATCTTAGACATTCCACTTCTGCCAGTTGGGAACAATGCAGCATGCCAATCA
This genomic window from Bacteroidales bacterium contains:
- a CDS encoding Fic family protein, with amino-acid sequence MKIYIYQQDDWPSFKWNSDEFIGLLSKARNLQGRLFGKMESLGFDLRNEAFLDTLTLDVLKSSEIEGEFLNPDQVRSSIARKLGMEIAGSVESDRNVDGVVEMMLDATQNCFKPLTKERLFDWHAALFPTGRSGMSKITLADWRKDTSGPMQVVSGAMGKEKVHFQAPNSSRVDNEMNIFLEWFNNNIETDLVLKAAIAHLWFVTIHPFDDGNGRIARALTDMLLAQSDESTQRFYSMSAQIRLERKQYYEILEKTQKGNLDITEWIKWFLNCLINSLKSTDIVLNRVLFKAEFWKKHSETEINERQKKLLNKILDGFEGKLTSSKWAKIAKCSKDTAIRDINDLISKNILKKEEAGGRSTSYELK